The segment ACTCTGAAAAAACAACCTTTGATAACACAGTAAAACATTTGATAACAcagtcaggcactggagtgggctgcccagggaggtggtggagtcactgtccctggaggtgttcaagaaacatttagatactgtactgagggacatggtttaggggCAAATATTGGCAATAGATGGATGgtaggactggatgatcttggaagtcttttccaacgttggtgattctatgattctatgatgaagaataaaaaaatattgagaaCAGATGAGTAACTACAAAAATTAAGTTTGGAATTGTCATCAGCACCTACTGAAGTACATGCTCTGCAACAGTCACCgttcagaagtattttcaaaagCTGCATAAGTATGTGTCAAGTCAACTTTAAAGTCAACTTTCACTGAGTCCCTATGCAGGAAGCCATATGGTTCAGAGCACAAGACATGAAATCCTAAATTATATTACTGCAAGTCACCAACTTGATGGAAAGCAACATCTATCAGTGTAGTTATCATCAGCATCTCTCTTGCATTATTGCTGATGAAAGAATTcttaatgtaaagaaaaaagccttcagCACCTCATTGAGCAGAAGTTACATTAACAGCAAGGAAGTCATTAGCCAAGCAGAGAATGAAAGACCAAGATCAAGAAATTTAGGATAAAAAGTACAGAGTAACATCAAGGTTAAAAATATTGACCAACTGTGCCATTTCTAGGGTCATTTTATGTACAATGCAGGGAATGCTCCATccccaaacaaacacaaacagacAGTATAATGTCCACTCAGTAAAGTACCAAATTAATCCCTGCCTGCAACAGAAGGTGTAAGATTATGCGCAGAACATCAAATGTTCACCTCCATTATGAAATCTTTGAAAACATCCTCCATGCCAAACTGGAGGTATCATTTACCCAAGTTTGTTCTGCAGTCCTTTCAGACAAGTGGCTATGGAAATTTTTGCTCATTACATTGACTGGAAACATCTAACATCTTTTGGAGCACACTTGGCCAAATGGAGTCCCAAGAACAGTAGGAAACAATCAGTAACATCTAAACAACTGTGATacaggagaagcagagagagaaggagatggTGAAGGAGAAGGTGAAGGCAACGTGctggcaaagcagaaaaaaaataacacaagctGGTTAAAAGTTCTACACTGCTCTTCATTAGCTCATTTTTGAAGCCTTTTGTGTTTCTCAGATAAACTAGTAATATTTTGTGTACCTTTAGTTATAGGCAAGAATAATGAAAGACAGACCAGTGGCTTTACCAAGGTTGCTTTCGAGGTCAACAAATGAAACAGGCTTGGCTCATACCCTTGGCAGTCTCCATCATACCCCATTATACCCCTATTCCAATCAGCCATCAGTTTACTGTTCTCTCCaagagaataaaaagcaaaatgctacaGATCTGAAGTGTGCTTATATGCTTAGTCTTCCACTGTAATTTCCCCCCAGCAAACGTAGCAACGGTGGCTGTATAAATAAGCATTAACTGTTTCTGTTAAGTAGATCCCAAATTAAACTGCTAAAAGTAATAAATTTTAGACCGCCAAGGGAGAAAGTAATACATAAAGAGAAGCTCAGTTTGTTATCTGCAATATAAAATATGTCAGAATAGTTCAACTAAGTTTTGTGCTGAAATATcttaaaacacaaaggaaatattttgactTACCTTGCTAAAACCCCACATAAAATGTGTTCGTTCGGGATCTGGTAGactgaatgagaaaagaagataAGAATTGTTGCTACAGATGAGCAAGTTGTGCAGGCTtacaaaaatgattaaatatgTAGAattataattcattttcagtgaaagtaGCATATAAACTTTTCAAGTGGCGtggatttttttcagagaatttGTAACAGAATACACGTAGTATCCTCAGACACTGATCTCTTAAAAGCTGAGGCACAGACtgataaaataacagaaaaggaCTTCTAGTAAGATGTAACAGTCCAGTTACATTTCCCAGATTCCCGCTGCATAATCAGTGGTCACACCTACATTAGaacaaaagcagtatttccatAAGGGATGCACAACGGCCCTTGTACTCAACAGAGAACAACTCTTTGCTCCACTCTGCTGTGTTtcaggctggggaagggagaggtgAACATTTCAGGTCATTTACATGATGTGGTACAATCAAACAGAATATTCCATTCTAGACTACTGAAGAAGATGCTATTTTCTCCTTCGTGTAACTGTTTAAATAGGGCTAAGCCTGGAAATTTCCATCTTGAGCCTAATAAAGCTGGGTGAACTTTCacagaaacaacagcattttttcAGGCCTTATTTATAGCTCATGATCCTGTGTGGCTGAGGCAACACTCAGCAGCTCACTGCTTGGTTGTACTTGGATGGACTTGGAAATTTCCCATCGGCGAGATATTTATGCAGTTAACACGGTCACATACTCTTGGAGAAAGAAGTTCTGTTACTCAGATACCAATAGGTTTAAGCATTCTTGAATTACTCTTTCCATCGCCTGCCAGAGGAAACTAAGCGCCCAATAGCACACTAGTCAGGAAGGAGACTCACTGTAGCAGGTAACTTGCTCAGTTTTAGGAAATTCATGACCATTAAAATGAGAACCTTGTGCTCAGATTAGGAAACGGCAATAAAAATGTAAAGTGGAAAGATGAAGTGCTCCGTCAATTTTTGATTACTATTACTATGCCATACACATCAGCTACAACCAAGAGGTCTGTTCAGGTCAGTATAGGAGCATCACTTGTATTAACAAGTCTCATAGATGCAAAGACCTGGATATGAATTAGTTAGAAATGTACTAGTTATACTAGCTAAATGGAAACTATGCCTTTTTTAAAAACCTTCTATTTTGGATTAAACATCTTAAGTACCTTAACCCATGCTAAGAAATCACACTTACCTATCTAAGCTAAGAACACTGGTGAAGGTGGTATCATCATAAACAGACAGCATGTAGATTTCATCCATTATTACATGTAATTCATGCCTGTGTATAAAAAAATACAGGCACTGTAATGtacttaaaatgaatttatttccacacacacatatatatttatatataaatacaatCTTAGCTACTAACATGGCAAAGTACCCACAAGCATGCCTATTTGCTATTATATTCACCGTATTGATTTTACACATAGAAGTCAAaagattgtttgtttttttttaatgatcccacagtatttcatttcaaaacaaactgcTGGATCTCAGAGAGATCCCAGTTCATTTTCGTGCTCCCAGAAAAGCCAAGCACAAAGGGCAGTTACACAAAAGCCAAGCTCAAGCCCCTGCATGCCACCTCCTCAGAACAGCCACAAAGGACAGGAGATAACAAAGGTGGTTTTTCTTCATCGCTACACTGCATAATGGAAAACTGAACACCACGCAAATAGCGCCAGGGCTCAAACCTGTGTGCAAACTCAAGGCATTCCTTCAGCAACTGCGCTGGGTAAATGTCCCCTAAGGGGTTGTTAGGGTTGATGAGGACTAATACTCTCACTCTGATGCcctgaaaaaagagaaaccagCAGTGGGAGACAGCAGTGACACCAAACTGAAGTTGGAGGATGCAGCAAGAGCGGAACGTTCCCTTCCATGGAAAGTTGGCTTTTGGAAATCACTGAATTCTACCTGTTACGTATTAGCATGCAGATTAAACTGCAGATTTTGTCTCATTATTCATCCAGTGAAATGCCAAGATCACACCAAAAGGTTTGTTAGTGAGTGAAAATCAGCTTAATGCTCATTTGAAACACCCACTGACCCCAACAGGCAAGATCACGATGTTGTGGGGATTAACAGTGGTCCCAAAGATACACTTCCAAACAAATTTGATTGCAAGCAGTCAAACAGTTAATGGCTACAACAGAAACTTTCAAGATCTCAAATGCACCAACAAGAGGAATGACCTTATTACTTCATGTTTGAAATAAACTTAAATTAGTACCTTCTGCTTCAGCACATTTAAGCTTTAGAAAAACGGACACACTGCATATTCTCAGCCCATCCTAACCTCCTCTGAAGGAGATCGTTTGCATTAAGCATCTCCTGAGGAACTCCAGGCAATTAAATTAGGTGGAAGCACCGATATGTGCGTTCCCTTCCATATGCAATTTGTCTGAAATGTAATGGTTACTGTGAGCAAGAGCTGAACAagaaagagctgccagcttATTGCCTTCGAGTccaaacacagtaaaaaaaatcatgggAAACAAGATGCAAATACCAGGCCCAAAGCATGCTTGGCATATCTGACATCTGACACATATTAAGCAGAAGATGCTGAGGCATTCATGTtcacaggagcagctgctgagggatGGCAGATTCACAGCTGCTCTTCTAGTCTAGCTCTGCTTACTACCTTGCACGTATCCAAACAGATGTTTGCAATGTTATCCATGAGGTCAGTTTCAGCTCTAGGATCACTCACCTGTGCCCTGTGGCCCCACACCTTGTCCGGGCAGTCCATGCTACACGAGCACGGTGCTCACACCCTGCCCAGCAAGGAGAGGTGGTGGGCAGCTGCACACTCAGTCCCACACAGACTAGCAGAGGCACGGGCTGATGACACAGACCTACAGATGGTGTCTAAACATAGGCACTGTGCTGATGAAGCAGTTGGGTAATTAGGAGAGCTTTGACATaccttacattaaaaaaaaaaagtatgcacGCATCCATGTGTATGCAAAATATCCACTTTTTTATACGTGATCTTACAATAAGTGACCCTACTTGTGCCTATCCATGTTATCTGCTGTTAAACCTTATTTTCCTTCCTAGAAAAGGACGTAACAAATCTGTCTCACTCTTTTGAAACACCACTACCCTCACCACATCTTTGATAGAATCCGATGCTTCCTCTGCTAGATTCCATCAAGGAAGAGCACAAAGGCTGAGTGCATTTGTAGTTTTCCAAGTTTGTGAACTGTAAATACCACGACACTAAGAATAGGAAACATTTGATCCTGAAACACTGGTGAGCACTGTTTTGCGGGCACTCACAAAACCAAGCATTTCTCtaaacaaaaacagttccaaagacaaggaggaaaataataataataatattgaaCAATATAATAAAGAATATCCCCATTTACGTAATCCTGATCAGAATAAAACAACTCAAAACTCTACGAGGAGCCATCCTAGTGGAGGAAAGGTCCTGTGCCAAACCCCCTGATCCCACTAAGCTCCCAGTGATGTGGTGGTATAGCAGATTCTGTCCTCTTTGCTCCAGAAGAGCCCCCCTCAGAAGCACATTTAACAAGTTTCTTTAATTAACTGcatgtttcatttcagtaacaTATTCTCTCTTTTTAGGATCAGAACAACAGCTTCTTTACTACACTCGAGTTCCACTGAAACCTACCAAGCAAGAGACTTGGTCTTGAAAGACAATTTAAGAACTGTGCATAGAACAGAGTGAggattttctttgcattttgctATATTGCCCAGattacagaaacaaatgcaatCCCTGTTGCTAGAGCTGGACCCCACCCCCGCTCCAGAATATCTGCATGGATGAAGATATACGAATGGTTTGACACCAAGAGCACgtgtcacttaaaaaaaataaggaaaatccAAAAATCAGAAGACACTGTTATTACTACCTGCTTTTCAGCTCTCTGTAGTGCAGCTTCTAATTTCTCAGCTGTTAACTGGAAAGGGTGACTTTCTTCGTTAGTCAcctacaggagaaaaacaaccagCAGGAACAAAGGAGGAAACACTCCCACCCAGTGAAAAACACACCCGATGCTGTCTCTTACATAAGTTAAACAAACTACAGTTTCTGATGGCACTGCTTCAAGGAGGGAAGAATAATGCTAAAGTATACAAACATCATATGAACATGTCTTTACCTCACTGGACAAGGGCACGTGCACAGGCTGCAGTCCACCATATAGCCACATTTTTGAATTTATGCCACCGTAGTGAGGAGCTGGAATAAGATAGCCATCTAAAGTATTTAGACAAATGAAAAAGTTAGAGAAGTTAAAGTTTCTCATGAGGAATCACTTTGCTAAGACACTAGCAAACTGAACTGACAGTCGAGGAACGTGGTGTATGGTTTCATCTCACAGGGTTCACAGTGGCCTAAACCAATATTCAAACCAGGCTGAACATTTTGTAATTGTCAGTCAGCCTGAATTCTACCCAGTCCGCTTCCCTAGCATTTTCAACAGTAGATGCGTATCAAGTCATATAAGTAAAAGGGAATGGACCTAGACAACTTGCTGTACTACTTATTCTAATAAAATAGTGACAAATAACTCTCTTGCTCACAACATTTTGTCAATGTGCTCTTAATTTTTCACCAGGAACTACTGCAACCCTTAACTACTGCTTCCTGGCTGCCAAAGTGCTAAACTGCAGCAAGGaaccctgcagcactgtggaacttctttccctcctgcttttttatttctgtgagaaGCCCCGGGTTGGTGCTTCCCTGCCAATACCCCATGTGACGGGGTTCCAGAGAGGACAGAATACTTCCTTTCcccttattaaaaaaagaggggaaaggaGCTTGTCAGTCTTCAGGCAAAAGAGTTTCTGTTAAAGCTTTGTGAACATACTGACGTAGGACATGGGTATGAGTAGCCTTGAGTAAACGTTGTCTTTaccattttaaacaaaactcacTGGTTTCACAGCCTCTTTACCACCATGTGTTGAAGTTATCCCGCTCACCTTCCCACTCTGATGGGTGCCCATGGATGTTGCCCACACCTACTCTGGGAATTCCCTTGGCTGGAAATCCCTCTCTTGCTACAGATCCACTCCCTCTTCCCAAATTCCTTATGCATGCTTTCCTTCCCCACTCCACCTcctctctctgtgctgctctctccAGATTCTACGTGGTTCCCACCTCTTCTTCTCATCACTTTTCAAAGTTCACTTTGCATTCTCTTGATACCCTTTCTCTTCCTATACTGCTCTTCCCAAAAAACCTATAGATTATGTTTCCGAAAGCAGCTGGCCTGCTGATACCTCAAATATTTTGCAACCTTCTAGAAATAATCAGAGCCATTAGTTCAAATATACTTTGCTAGGAACAAAGAAATGCTATGTCCACGCTATGCTTCATCCAGTCATAAGGAAAGCAAGCTGTCATTAAGACACAATGCTATCATGTTTGCTTTTAACTtgtaaatagaatcatagaatcgtttgagttgcaagggacccttaaaggtcatctagttcaactctcctgcaatgagcagggacacctacagctagatcaggttgctcagagccctgtccagtgTGATCTTGACTGTTTccaaggatgggacatccaccacctctccaggcaacctgtgccactgcctcaccaccctgattGTATaaaacttcctccttatatccaacctaaatctcccctcttttagtctgaaaccatttccccttgttctatcaccacgGATCCTGCTAAAGTgcctgtccccttccttcctaCAGCCGCCCTGTAGATACTGACAgaccactctcaggtctccctggagtaCTGATAAATGCTTTCAAGCAAAAAGCATTCCGGTTTTTACTCACCACCAGGGTCACACAGCACAGTTGACAGAGTGGcaaaaacagcacagcagccgTTCATGACAGTGATctgaaaaaagcagaacaaatgttCCGTAACAGAAataccaccacctctgtggctTAAATTCAGAACAGGAGAGTGAAGAAGCCACACTACTACAACTATCATACAAAGTGCTTGACTGTTACTTGTTGACCACTTTTTCAAATGGACAACTGACACTACTGAGCCTTCTGTAGATCACTgtatacagaatcacagaacaccTCAAGCGAGGGGACCCACAAGGGTCATGGAAtacaactcctggctccacacaacaccacccaaaaatcagatcaCATATCTGAGAACGCTATCCAAAACCCCTTGAACTGCAGCATatggggccgtgcccactgccctgtgcatcccgttccatgcccaccgctctctggtgcagaccctttccctgacccccagctgcccctcccctgacgcagctccatgccgttccctcgggccctgtcgctgtcacacagagcagagctcagcgctgcccctccgctccctgtgaggaactgcagccgccatgaggcctcccctcagctcctctgctctgggctgacaTAGCTCACTCCTGTAGTATCCTGCTGACATTTGTGTTCAGATTTACTTATCTTTTGTcagttcaagaaaaaataaactgcagacATAAAGCAATTTTCTTACATGTTCTGGTCTAAGTTCTTTTGTGGCTCTGGCATAGTCAGTCAGAAATTTggcaatttcttctctgaagctaaAACACAGAATTAGAGTCAGCGATGTTAACTGCAgatttctgagaaggaaaagcacaaaaGAGGCATAGAAAAATGAAGcttacaaaaacaacaacaacaacaaaaaaacccaaacaccaTTCTGTTATGAAAGCCTTGAAGATTTTTTACTTCCTACAGCTTAAACAATCCCAGAGTGCTACATTTTGTGAGATACAAAGCACACAGAAGACATCTGCAGCCTTGAGCAGCAGTAGCTGTGACTCAGCTGTTATTTCTGCacagtgggaaaacaaaaaagtaaagagACTCATTTGAGCTGATGTGGAGTGTTTCTGGAGGGAGCACCAGGATGTGGGCACCAGAAGCAGTGGCACCTGGTGAACGATGGCTCCAGGCAGGCTCCCAGGCCTGGTGAAGGCCGCTCCACTGTTGTGCAGGAGCAGTACTCAGGCCTGGCAGCCCACAGAGCTCCCATTCACCCTCCCTAAGTCTGGGATGAGCCCTCCCTGGAGCAGTCCACCCTCAGCTCTGAAGAACTGCCCACGCACACACTCTTGCACCCAGCCAGACACCAGATCCTTGCCTTTTGGGTGTTTTTAGCACTGTaaggatggaaaaaataaaacaacagaacaaaacgCCAGGCAAGCAAAAGCACATCCATGAGCAGCCGCCGTTAACGCACCCATCCTTCAGGCTCTTTAGGGGAATAAAGCCACACATTGCAACTCATGAGCATGGAGCTCAAgcggggacagggaggggaagaTGAACTTCTCACCTCCTCACACCCTGCGTGTCAGGGTACTGGAAGAGATCGGGCTCCAGGCAGTCCATGTCAGGCCGTGTGAGCTGCAGACATGAGGGAGAGACACTGTAGAACACGGACTAATTGGGATCTTCTGCTCTACCGTACCAtacttttctggttttaattgTTCAGTAAATAAGGAAATGgagaatagaaaaaataatgagataAAGTTGTATGATTTGCACTCCTCTTTTTAAAGATACTAGAAACAGCATTAAAacttcaaagcaaagaaaagaatgaagaaatcaCTTACTGCTTTGCTCCATCGTACACTCAGTCCCACGTGGAGGAGAAGCAGGCCAgctgctcacacagctgctgctgagatgtATCAAAGCCCAAACAATTCTTTCCAAATTGCTGACATCAGATGTTAATGCCAGCCTTGATGAGCTTCTCAGCCAGCAGAAATAACACACTCTGTGctacagaaggaaagcagctgtgctATCAGCAGTGGCTTtcctgcccccagcacaggTGTCCCTGTGAAAACTGTCTGATATTCACTGTGGCACCGATTTGGGTTCATTCCTATAACAGTCTCCTCCTGTGGCCAGCCCTGCTGACCCCTCCACCAAGCTGGGCACTGGCTTTGTGCACAGTCCTCCCTCACCAGCACCACAAaggtgccagcagctgcactggTGCAAATCATCTCTGCATGCAAGGAATGCAGGAGTTAatgtgctcccagcagaaggcCTGGCCACGGAGTCCCAGTTTGCCAGCACCTGAGCCAGAACGTCTTGCTTTCAAGCAGGTAAACCAGAATTAACAGAGCGGGGAAAACACCTCCTTTaaaggctgctctcagagcCCAGCCCTGACCGCTGAGCACGGCAGTTCAAGTTCTCAGTTGTAGCATTAATTCTGCTCCAAGCCCGCATTCTGCACGCGGAGCACTCTGTGATCCCAGCTGTGGCTCTGCCAGCAGACGTGGGAGCCCCTCCTTAGGGCACGGAGCACACGGCCcttgcaggagcacagctgtgtcCGCTTAAAGAAAAGCGCCTTCAGTTCTTTGTGAGAGGAGCTTAAGCAAAACCAAATTGGGGTTCCTGAGGCGAATTTTTTGTTGTGTTACTTAGCAAACACGACATCCACACAGTTCGTGTGATGTGCATCCCTGTGAAAGCAGTTAGCGCTGTCAGCAGCCCTACGGGCAACCTTCTCCGTGCTTAATTGTTACCCGGACGCTTTGAAATTgttagaaaacagcaaaggagcCGGCAGACCGCCACACTTACTCTCTCCTCTATCAAATCAAAGCACAGCCTGTTCTCGCTGGTCCCCAGGTTCACGATGCCCTGGAAGAGACGACACTGAGCCACATCGGCAGAGCGCCGGTGCCCTCAGCCCCCGGGGTCGCCGCCCGCACCTCGGGGTTGCGCTCCCGGTCGAAGGGATCGGCGACGTAGAGTGCGAAGCCCCCGTCCAGCAGTCCCGGCACACCGGCGGCGATGCGGGCGCCGCGGGCAGACAGCGCCGGGCCGGGACCCGCCggggcgccgccgccgctcaTCCTCGGGCTCGGGGCTCTGCGGCCAATGGCCCCGCCCCggtgctgctttctgctgtcgAACCAAGGTCACGCTGTTCTGCTCGGGATTTTGGTTAAAGGAGCGCTTTAATACAGTGCTTGCGTGCTGTCAGGATAACGTGCGCGTAACAAGAAATAACGCACTGAGTTTCCTGAAACTTGGCAATGATGAGGGACACGGAGATCAGCACTGCAATTTAACCGGTTTGGCTGGAAGACTCAAATAACAGCTACACACTTGTGAGAGAGAGATACCTTCCTAATACCTCCCTACAGAGAATGCCACCAAGCCCCAAGCCTGGCCTGAAGCCCAACCCTGGCCCTAAGGG is part of the Gallus gallus isolate bGalGal1 chromosome 2, bGalGal1.mat.broiler.GRCg7b, whole genome shotgun sequence genome and harbors:
- the ACCSL gene encoding 1-aminocyclopropane-1-carboxylate synthase-like protein 1 isoform X2, whose protein sequence is MDCLEPDLFQYPDTQGVRSFREEIAKFLTDYARATKELRPEHITVMNGCCAVFATLSTVLCDPGDGYLIPAPHYGGINSKMWLYGGLQPVHVPLSSEVTNEESHPFQLTAEKLEAALQRAEKQGIRVRVLVLINPNNPLGDIYPAQLLKECLEFAHRHELHVIMDEIYMLSVYDDTTFTSVLSLDSLPDPERTHFMWGFSKDFGMSGIRVGVLYTRNHEVQKAVNQLAVFHSCPGPVQHVLTQFLKDRDWLDNVFFPTNKRRLKEAQNLLVDRLADIGIPVLKSSGGLYVWADFRKFLKSQTFEAELELWQKLLDRKLLISPGKAFYCYEPGWFRLVFSDSVDKIYLCIERLQQMLHTDDAKPVVNNALQTLHAAQKRILRAHLPIHHEMMPPR
- the ACCSL gene encoding 1-aminocyclopropane-1-carboxylate synthase-like protein 1 isoform X1; translation: MSGGGAPAGPGPALSARGARIAAGVPGLLDGGFALYVADPFDRERNPEGIVNLGTSENRLCFDLIEERLTRPDMDCLEPDLFQYPDTQGVRSFREEIAKFLTDYARATKELRPEHITVMNGCCAVFATLSTVLCDPGDGYLIPAPHYGGINSKMWLYGGLQPVHVPLSSEVTNEESHPFQLTAEKLEAALQRAEKQGIRVRVLVLINPNNPLGDIYPAQLLKECLEFAHRHELHVIMDEIYMLSVYDDTTFTSVLSLDSLPDPERTHFMWGFSKDFGMSGIRVGVLYTRNHEVQKAVNQLAVFHSCPGPVQHVLTQFLKDRDWLDNVFFPTNKRRLKEAQNLLVDRLADIGIPVLKSSGGLYVWADFRKFLKSQTFEAELELWQKLLDRKLLISPGKAFYCYEPGWFRLVFSDSVDKIYLCIERLQQMLHTDDAKPVVNNALQTLHAAQKRILRAHLPIHHEMMPPR